Genomic segment of Kosmotoga arenicorallina S304:
ATAAGTTTTAAGTTCTGCCACTTGGCTGACGAATGGATTTTCTCTCCACTCAATGTACGTAGGTCAAAATATCCTGAGTTTCTCAATCCGTAGATTATACCTATTTGACCGTTATATTTCACTTTGTCGAATCTCTTAAACCCTTTAACTTCTTTTACAGTATTTAATTTTCTAATTCCACCCTTGATTGGGTTAGCTTTGTGCAACGACCTATTTTGTCTTCTAAAATATTTTCCGAAGTACCATTCACAAATCCTTTCTTGAAACGCTCCTCCTGCAATGACAAATGCATCGTTTTTGTGTGATTTTTCTATACCAAATTTTGATCTCCTTGCTTTCGTTGTGCTTCCATATGTTACTTCAACACAAAAGAGCTCTTTAAGTCTATTGACTATATACCAACCTATTGTAGATACATGAGTTGCGTCTTTTAAGATTTTGACTTTCTTCAATTTGCTTTTCGGTATTTTAAGTTCGCCTTTATGGATACCTTCGTGTTCTTCGCTTGTCAAAACTATCAGATTTGAAGGATTATCAGTTCCACCTTTACTACGTGGCATTATATGGTGAACTTCTAAAATACCTTTTTTACCAGATAATTCAGATTTATACCCTGCTCTCCATAGGCAATATTCTCTTACATCCCAAAACCCTTTTTGAACTCCGTTTTGATAATCTACGCTTTCAACTTCTGGATTGATAATTTTGTGTGTGTCGAACGGTGCTATCTCAACTACGATTTTTGTAACTGGCAGTGTTTTGGCTATTAAGTTAATAAGTTTAACGTGTGCATCAACTTTACATTGGACGCTTGGCGCAAGCCATCCTTCTTTTTTTCGTCTGTTTAAAAATCTCGGTTTTCTGTATCTTCTTTTGCGATGTCTTCTGCTTCTTCTATACTCTCTCCTTTTTAAAAGTAATTTCTTTATATTCTGCCGGAGCTCTACTTCCATACTAAGTAGTTCTTGTTTTTCTGTTATTGCTGAAATACCAACTACTTTTGAGCCAATATCAATACCAACAGTTACTGGCTGTGTGTATGTCGTTGCATCATACAACAACTGGATTGTGAAGGGCTCTCTTCTAACAACTTTTGCAAGCCCCTGCTTTAAGAGCTTTCTCACTTTGCCGTGCCTTTTGGTAGGCATTAGTGGTTTACCGTTTTTTGAAATAACATAAACCAAACAATTACCTCCAATCGTCTTTTGACGATAAGTCAGGGAAAACCCTGTAAGATGCTCATCCCCATGTTAGACTGGCTTGTTATGCCTGCCACACTGTCCCTACCCCTCAGGACTGTTTAATGACAGATGACAGAGCCTGAAACTTGAGCAGCATTTCAGGGTGTCATGACCAGTCTAACGTAGCCATTTCAGTGGCTGAGGGTAGTCAACTAGGGCTTTTTCTACAAGCCCCCACCTCTATAGGTGGTGGGTAGTTGACAATGACTTTCTCACGACCTTCAATTTGTATTTATCGCCTCTGTAAATGGATTCGACATATTCCAGGCAGGCTCCGTCTGCTGTATAAGTGAGCCGATGCCTCAGAATGCCGTATGCGCCTTCATCTACACCCAGATGTTCTGCTTCCGATTTTGTTAGCCTTGCGATTTCTATAATTTCAACCGCATGGTCAAACCTGATGCCGAATTCCTCTTTTAGCACCCTGTAGAGGGATTCATTTGACATATCCATTTTTATTATGTTCAGTACTCTGATATCCACTAGGGGATTAAGGTAACACTTTTCTATTGCCATGGGTTGGTCATCAAGGAATCTCACCCTTTCAAGCAGGACGACCATGCCTTTGTGCGGTAGCTTGAAGGCATCCATCACTTCCGGAGGCGGGAAAAGGATCTCATTTTTCAGAACGATGGACTTTGCTTTATGTCCCTCGCTTACAGCCTCTTCCGTAAAACCTGCGAGAGTGCTTAACTGCTCTTCCCGCTTTCGCTCTTCCACAAATGTGCCTTTGCCTTTTCTTGATACAAGAAGCCTTTCTCTTTTCAGCTCGTCAAGAGCACGCCTTATTGTCAACCTGCTGACTTCAAACTCCTTGCAAAGCTCTTTTTCAGTTGGAAGCTTTTTTGGGTATGTGCCATCTTCTATCCTTTTTTTCAGTGTTCTGTAAATGGAAATATATGCCGGAATCTCACGGTTTTTTTCGAGGTTTCCAGGATTCTTGCTTGCCTGATATTTGACATTCACCATTGATCTCCCCCTTTACAGGGCATTATATGGATTTCTTACTGAAAATGATTACATTCATATTCTAATACTTATTATATGTAATTCCAAATATTAAATGTATATATCAAATAAACAATATGGCAAATATAAAAGCCTAACAAGCCTGTTCTTTGGATAATCAAAGCAGAAAGCATTTCTTTAGATTTGTTATCCTGCCTCCTGAGGGTTAATATTAATGGGGGGTGATTTACCTGGACTTAAACATGAGGTGCATAGAGTCTGTTGTGAAGGAAGGGATAGAAAATGGCGTCTATCCCGGAGCTGTTGTGCTGATTGGCACAAGGGATGAAATACTTTTTTTGAAGGCTTTTGGCAAAGAATCACCGGAAAGACATGCAAAAGCTGTTTCAATTGACACGGTATACGATCTGGCGAGCCTAACCAAAGTTGTTGCTGTTTTGCCTGCTGTAATGCTTCTCATGAGCCAGGGAAAGCTATCGCTGGGGGATCCTGTGTATCTTTACTTAAACGAATTCTCAAATCGGAAGCAGATTACGATTTTTCATCTCGTTACACACTCTTCGGGAATGCCGCCTTATTCAACTGCATGGAAGAAACTATCAGGTGAAGCTCTTCTGAAGCATTTGTTGTTTACCAATCCAGAGCTTAAACCCGGGAAAGCTTTTCAGTATTCGTGCATCAATTTTATTATTCTAAAGGCGATCATAGAAAGAATATCAGGGATTCCCTTTGAGGTTTTTGTTAATGACAGGATATTTTTGCCCCTTGGAATGAACAGCACAGGTTTTTTGCCTGATATTAATACACTTTTTGTTGCCCCCACCTGCAAGAGAGAGGGAGAGTTTCTTAAAGGAAAGCCTGACGATGAACTGGCTTATTATCTTGGAGGAGTAAGCGGTAACGCTGGTTGTTTTTCAAGCGCTGAGGATCTTTACAGACTGTTAAAAGGGCTTGAAGAAGGCTTGCTTTTCCCCAGAAGTATATACGAGCTATTTACCAGGGAGATAGTTGAATTTGGTGGTATTAAGACTCATCTTGGCTGGCGCATGCCTGATTTTTCAGGAAGTTCGGGAGATACTATTGATAGGTCTGCTTACGGGCATACAGGGTTTACCGGGACTTCAATATGGGTAGATCCAAAGAGTAGCCTGAGGGTTATATTCTTGAGCAACAGAACAAGACTAAGGCGGCGTTCAACCATCCCAATGATGCAGAGCATCAGGCGAAGGCTGCACAATACGGTCTTCCAATACTAAAGCAGGTGATGCCGTGATGAAACTTGAAAATATCTTAATAGTTGATCCTGTTGATGGTGAGTATACAGGCTCGATAAACATTGAAGATGAAGAGATTGTTGACATAAGACGCCTTGAGTGTACTCCGAAAGCTATTGTGATGCCCGGCTTTGTAGATCCCCATACACATGGACAACGTGGAATCGATACCATGTCCGCAAAGCCTCGGGATTTTGAAGTATGGGCTGAGTTGAACTTTCAACAAGGGGTAACATCTTTCTTGCCCACAACGGTTTCTTCAAGTTTCGAAGCTCTGCGTAAGGTGCTGTTCAATTTGCAGGAATTGCCGCTTTCAATTGTCGGGGTACACCTGGAAGGGCCCTTTATTAACCCGGAGAAAAAGGGGGCTCAGAACCCTGATTTTATTTATCCTTTCGATGAGAGGCTTGAATCTGTTTTGAAAAATCCTGTGAAACTTATAACAGCAGCCCCTGAAATAGATGGCTTTAAAAAGCTGTTAGAGCTGTCTGAATCAAGAAAAATAAAAGTTAGCATAGGACATTCAAGCGCCACTTATAAAGCAATGAAAACTGCTTTTGAATCAGGTGCCGACAGGATAACGCATTTTCCCAATGCTCTTGTTCCGATTCACCATAGAGAGCTCGGTGGGATGGGGTCTGGACTCTATCTTGATTTCAAACTTGAGCTGATAGCCGATGGCGTTCATTTGGCACCTGAATTTGTGGATCTTGTTTACAGGATTAAAGGTCCGGATAAGATAATGCTTGTGACCGATTCAATATCAGCCGCTGGACTCGAAGATGGGATTTATGATCTTGGAGGCCTTGATGTCGAGGTAAGAGATGGTAAATGCAGGCTTGCAAGGGATGGATCGATTGCGGGGAGTTCCTTGCTGTTCAACAATGCCGTCAAAAATTTCAAGAAATTTACAGGATGCAATTTGATGGAACTTTCAAAGGTTTCTTCTTATAACTCAATAAGAGAACTTGGTATTGAAAAGCTTGGAAGAATTGCCCGGGGCTATTTTGCCAATCTTGTTGTGCTCGATGAAAGCCTTACGGTCTTGAAAACTTTTTTTAAGGGAATAGAAGTCTACAAAAGATTTTAGGAACTTATCAAAAATAGAAAAAACGCCCCAAAGGGGGCGCCTTTTCTTTCTATCGGGTCAGAATCTGTAATGCATCTGTGAGAGTAAG
This window contains:
- the iscB gene encoding RNA-guided endonuclease IscB translates to MVYVISKNGKPLMPTKRHGKVRKLLKQGLAKVVRREPFTIQLLYDATTYTQPVTVGIDIGSKVVGISAITEKQELLSMEVELRQNIKKLLLKRREYRRSRRHRKRRYRKPRFLNRRKKEGWLAPSVQCKVDAHVKLINLIAKTLPVTKIVVEIAPFDTHKIINPEVESVDYQNGVQKGFWDVREYCLWRAGYKSELSGKKGILEVHHIMPRSKGGTDNPSNLIVLTSEEHEGIHKGELKIPKSKLKKVKILKDATHVSTIGWYIVNRLKELFCVEVTYGSTTKARRSKFGIEKSHKNDAFVIAGGAFQERICEWYFGKYFRRQNRSLHKANPIKGGIRKLNTVKEVKGFKRFDKVKYNGQIGIIYGLRNSGYFDLRTLSGEKIHSSAKWQNLKLIERARTLILERREQCIPLHLVEGGVSCAGF
- a CDS encoding GntR family transcriptional regulator, which codes for MVNVKYQASKNPGNLEKNREIPAYISIYRTLKKRIEDGTYPKKLPTEKELCKEFEVSRLTIRRALDELKRERLLVSRKGKGTFVEERKREEQLSTLAGFTEEAVSEGHKAKSIVLKNEILFPPPEVMDAFKLPHKGMVVLLERVRFLDDQPMAIEKCYLNPLVDIRVLNIIKMDMSNESLYRVLKEEFGIRFDHAVEIIEIARLTKSEAEHLGVDEGAYGILRHRLTYTADGACLEYVESIYRGDKYKLKVVRKSLSTTHHL
- a CDS encoding serine hydrolase domain-containing protein translates to MKEGIENGVYPGAVVLIGTRDEILFLKAFGKESPERHAKAVSIDTVYDLASLTKVVAVLPAVMLLMSQGKLSLGDPVYLYLNEFSNRKQITIFHLVTHSSGMPPYSTAWKKLSGEALLKHLLFTNPELKPGKAFQYSCINFIILKAIIERISGIPFEVFVNDRIFLPLGMNSTGFLPDINTLFVAPTCKREGEFLKGKPDDELAYYLGGVSGNAGCFSSAEDLYRLLKGLEEGLLFPRSIYELFTREIVEFGGIKTHLGWRMPDFSGSSGDTIDRSAYGHTGFTGTSIWVDPKSSLRVIFLSNRTRLRRRSTIPMMQSIRRRLHNTVFQY
- the nagA gene encoding N-acetylglucosamine-6-phosphate deacetylase codes for the protein MKLENILIVDPVDGEYTGSINIEDEEIVDIRRLECTPKAIVMPGFVDPHTHGQRGIDTMSAKPRDFEVWAELNFQQGVTSFLPTTVSSSFEALRKVLFNLQELPLSIVGVHLEGPFINPEKKGAQNPDFIYPFDERLESVLKNPVKLITAAPEIDGFKKLLELSESRKIKVSIGHSSATYKAMKTAFESGADRITHFPNALVPIHHRELGGMGSGLYLDFKLELIADGVHLAPEFVDLVYRIKGPDKIMLVTDSISAAGLEDGIYDLGGLDVEVRDGKCRLARDGSIAGSSLLFNNAVKNFKKFTGCNLMELSKVSSYNSIRELGIEKLGRIARGYFANLVVLDESLTVLKTFFKGIEVYKRF